The Mammaliicoccus sciuri genome window below encodes:
- a CDS encoding DHH family phosphoesterase, producing the protein MNRQSVKKALIFPYIIMMILALVLVVFSFFNSIFWAIISTVATIILIAVSIFFVRQSFLKLDLYIGSLAGRITKSKTSAVSDLPIGVILLDKNDHIEWINNFVNKRLERDVLDEPINEVFPNILKRLENTSEVEIEEGSYKYKVTYTEDEHSIYLFDITESSRVYELYENEKPIIATIFLDNFDEITQNMNDSQRSEINSLITSVIDDWSSRYQLFIKRYSADQFIALLNKSILEDIETLKFNLLDDLRDKTRDLGHQLTLSIGIGEGSENLIELGELSQSSLDLALGRGGDQVAIKNSNGNVRFYGGKTDPMEKRTRVRARVISHALRDILIEGDKVIIMGHKSPDMDAIGAAIGVSRIAKMNNLESYIVLNDSDIDSTLERVMAEIDEKPDLKERFITSEEAWHEMTPRTTLVVVDTHKPELVIDENLLNKANRKVVIDHHRRGESIISSPLLVYMEPYASSTAELVTELLEYQPTEHRLTRIESTIMLAGIIVDTRNFTLRTGSRTFDAASFLRSHGADTILCQHFLKDDIDTYIKRSDLIKTVKLFRGGVAIAHGDDHETYHPVTVAQAADELLGLEGVEASYVVARRSEDTIGISARSLGEVNVQLTMEALGGGGHLSNAATQMKNTTVEKAIEALVEVVESDDKGVEE; encoded by the coding sequence ATGAACCGTCAATCTGTTAAAAAAGCCCTAATATTTCCGTACATTATTATGATGATATTAGCTTTGGTGTTAGTCGTATTCAGTTTTTTTAATTCAATATTTTGGGCGATTATTTCGACGGTTGCTACGATAATTCTAATTGCAGTAAGCATATTTTTTGTTAGACAGAGCTTTTTGAAATTAGATTTATATATTGGGAGTTTAGCCGGTAGAATTACGAAAAGTAAAACAAGTGCAGTCAGTGACTTACCAATAGGTGTCATATTATTAGACAAAAATGATCATATCGAATGGATTAATAATTTTGTTAATAAACGATTAGAACGAGACGTTTTAGACGAACCAATTAACGAAGTATTTCCAAATATCTTAAAAAGATTAGAAAATACTTCAGAAGTAGAGATTGAAGAAGGATCATACAAATATAAAGTCACTTATACTGAAGATGAACACTCTATTTATCTGTTTGATATTACTGAATCTTCCCGTGTATATGAATTATATGAAAATGAAAAACCAATCATAGCAACTATTTTTTTAGATAACTTTGATGAAATTACACAGAACATGAATGACTCTCAACGTTCAGAAATCAATAGTCTGATTACAAGCGTTATAGATGACTGGTCATCACGTTATCAATTGTTTATTAAACGCTATAGTGCTGATCAATTTATCGCGCTATTAAACAAGAGTATATTAGAAGATATCGAAACGTTGAAGTTCAACTTATTAGATGATTTAAGAGATAAGACAAGAGACCTCGGTCACCAATTAACACTGAGTATCGGTATTGGTGAAGGTAGTGAGAACTTAATTGAATTAGGTGAACTATCACAATCAAGTTTAGACTTAGCACTCGGCCGTGGTGGTGACCAAGTAGCCATTAAAAATAGTAATGGTAACGTGAGATTCTACGGCGGTAAGACTGACCCGATGGAAAAAAGAACGAGAGTACGTGCACGAGTGATATCTCATGCCTTACGAGATATCTTAATTGAAGGTGACAAAGTGATCATTATGGGTCATAAATCACCAGATATGGACGCAATCGGCGCAGCAATCGGTGTATCACGCATTGCGAAGATGAACAATCTCGAATCATATATTGTATTAAACGATTCGGATATTGATAGTACATTAGAACGTGTGATGGCTGAAATAGACGAGAAGCCTGATTTGAAAGAAAGATTTATTACATCAGAAGAAGCTTGGCATGAAATGACACCACGTACAACACTCGTTGTCGTAGATACACATAAACCTGAACTTGTAATCGATGAGAACTTGCTTAATAAAGCAAATAGAAAAGTCGTTATTGACCATCATCGTCGAGGTGAAAGTATTATCTCAAGTCCATTACTTGTGTATATGGAACCTTATGCAAGTTCGACAGCTGAGCTTGTTACAGAGTTGTTAGAATACCAACCAACAGAACATCGTTTAACGAGAATCGAATCAACGATTATGTTAGCCGGTATTATTGTGGATACACGTAACTTTACATTAAGAACAGGATCAAGAACATTTGATGCTGCGAGCTTTTTAAGAAGTCATGGTGCAGATACGATTCTTTGTCAGCACTTCTTAAAAGACGATATTGATACGTATATTAAACGTTCAGACTTAATTAAGACAGTTAAATTATTCCGCGGTGGTGTCGCAATTGCACATGGCGACGATCATGAAACATATCACCCCGTTACAGTTGCACAAGCAGCAGATGAATTGCTTGGCTTAGAAGGTGTAGAAGCATCTTATGTAGTAGCACGAAGATCAGAAGATACAATTGGAATTTCTGCCCGTTCGTTAGGAGAAGTAAACGTACAATTAACGATGGAAGCACTCGGTGGAGGCGGCCACTTATCCAATGCTGCAACACAAATGAAAAATACAACAGTAGAAAAAGCAATCGAAGCATTAGTTGAGGTTGTTGAATCAGATGATAAAGGAGTGGAAGAATAA
- the rplI gene encoding 50S ribosomal protein L9 → MKVIFTQDVKGKGKKGEVKDVPVGYGQNYLIKNNYAVEATPGNLKQLEQQNKRQEELKQQEIEDAKALAEKLKELEVKIPAKTGEGGKLFGSVSTKQITQALDKQHKIKVDKRKMDLPNGIHSLGYTNVPIKLHNKVSGTLKVHVVEE, encoded by the coding sequence ATGAAAGTTATTTTCACACAAGATGTTAAAGGTAAAGGTAAAAAAGGTGAAGTTAAAGACGTACCAGTAGGATATGGTCAAAACTATTTAATCAAAAATAATTATGCTGTAGAAGCAACACCTGGAAACCTCAAACAATTAGAACAACAAAACAAACGTCAAGAAGAATTAAAACAACAAGAAATAGAAGATGCTAAAGCACTTGCGGAAAAACTTAAAGAATTAGAAGTTAAAATTCCAGCTAAAACAGGTGAAGGCGGTAAATTATTCGGATCAGTAAGTACGAAACAAATTACGCAAGCATTAGATAAACAACACAAAATCAAAGTTGATAAACGTAAAATGGACTTACCAAATGGTATTCACAGTTTAGGTTATACAAATGTACCAATTAAACTACACAACAAAGTTTCTGGCACATTAAAAGTACATGTTGTTGAAGAATAA
- the dnaB gene encoding replicative DNA helicase yields the protein MDNMMNPKQMPHSIEAEQSVIGAILIDPELINSTGETLIPEAFYRANHQHIFRAMLMLNEQNKEIDSVTLMDQLAAESLLEEAGGPAYLAELANNVPTTRNIHFYIDIVFKHAVKRQLIRVADSIAEDGYNPELDLESLLGDAEKRILEISASRGTEGFKDIKDVLSIVFDNAEQLDQNNGQTPGIPTGYRDLDQMTAGFNRNDLIIIAARPSVGKTAFALNIAQQVATHQDLYSVGIFSLEMGADQLATRMICSTGNVDSNRLRTGSMTEEDWSRFTVAVGKLSRTKIFIDDTPGIRITDIRAKCRRLKQEHGLDMIMIDYLQLIQGSGSRSSDNRQQEVSEISRMLKAIARELECPVIALSQLSRGVEQRQDKRPMMSDIRESGSIEQDADIIAFLYRDDYYSRGGEDEDGEAVDAGAQDENGEIEIIIAKQRNGPTGTVKLHFMKQYNKFTDIDYQHAGMEFG from the coding sequence ATGGATAATATGATGAACCCAAAACAAATGCCCCATAGTATAGAGGCTGAACAATCTGTTATCGGTGCAATCTTGATTGATCCTGAACTGATTAACTCAACAGGTGAAACATTAATACCTGAAGCTTTCTATCGTGCAAATCATCAACACATATTTAGAGCGATGTTAATGCTAAATGAACAGAATAAAGAAATTGACTCTGTTACATTGATGGATCAGTTAGCAGCAGAATCATTATTAGAAGAAGCGGGCGGTCCAGCCTATTTAGCAGAATTAGCAAATAATGTCCCAACAACAAGAAACATACATTTCTACATAGATATTGTGTTTAAACATGCAGTGAAACGCCAACTCATTCGTGTGGCGGATAGTATTGCTGAAGATGGGTATAATCCTGAACTTGATTTAGAATCATTGTTAGGAGATGCAGAAAAGAGAATTTTAGAAATTTCTGCTTCAAGAGGTACGGAAGGCTTCAAAGATATTAAAGATGTATTAAGTATTGTGTTTGATAATGCTGAACAGCTCGATCAAAATAACGGACAAACACCAGGTATACCAACTGGTTATCGAGATTTAGACCAAATGACAGCGGGATTTAACCGAAATGATTTAATCATTATTGCGGCACGTCCATCAGTAGGTAAGACTGCCTTCGCATTAAATATCGCACAACAAGTTGCAACACACCAAGACTTGTATTCAGTCGGTATTTTCTCTTTAGAGATGGGTGCCGATCAACTTGCTACACGTATGATATGTAGTACGGGAAATGTCGATTCAAATAGATTGCGTACAGGTTCAATGACTGAAGAAGACTGGAGCAGGTTTACAGTTGCAGTAGGTAAACTATCAAGAACGAAAATATTTATCGATGATACACCAGGTATCCGAATTACGGATATTCGTGCTAAATGTCGTAGGCTCAAACAAGAACATGGATTAGATATGATCATGATTGACTACTTACAATTAATTCAAGGTAGTGGATCTCGTAGCTCAGATAATAGACAACAAGAAGTATCAGAAATCTCTCGTATGCTTAAAGCAATCGCAAGAGAATTAGAATGTCCCGTTATTGCGTTAAGTCAGTTATCTCGTGGTGTTGAACAACGACAAGATAAGAGACCAATGATGAGTGATATTCGTGAATCAGGTTCGATTGAGCAAGATGCGGATATCATTGCCTTCTTATATAGAGATGACTATTACTCAAGAGGTGGCGAAGATGAAGACGGAGAAGCGGTCGATGCGGGTGCACAAGACGAGAATGGTGAAATTGAAATCATTATCGCTAAACAACGTAACGGCCCAACAGGAACCGTTAAACTACACTTCATGAAACAATATAACAAATTCACCGATATTGACTATCAACATGCCGGAATGGAATTTGGATAA
- a CDS encoding adenylosuccinate synthase, translating into MSSIVVVGTQWGDEGKGKITDFLAEDANVIARFSGGNNAGHTIKFDGETYKLHLVPSGIFYQEKSSVIGNGVVVDPVALLKELDALNERGVATDNLRISNRAQVILPYHLKQDELEEEKRGDNKIGTTKKGIGPAYVDKAQRIGIRMADLLDKETFEKRLKENLEYKNELFEKMFNAEGFTFEEIFETYYAAGQRLKEYVTDTAKLLDDAFVNNEKVLFEGAQGVMLDIDHGTYPFVTSSNPIAGNVTVGGGVGPTYVSKVIGVCKAYTSRVGDGPFPTELFDEDGHHIREVGREYGTTTGRPRRVGWFDSVVLRHSRRVSGITDLSINSIDVLTGLKTAKICTAYEIDGVEITEYPANLNELERCKPILEELPGWEEDITGCRSLEELPDNARRYLERISELCNVKISIFSVGPDRNQTNLLENLWD; encoded by the coding sequence ATGTCATCAATCGTAGTCGTTGGGACGCAATGGGGAGACGAAGGTAAAGGTAAAATTACAGATTTCTTAGCAGAGGATGCAAACGTTATTGCACGTTTTTCAGGTGGTAACAATGCAGGTCACACAATTAAATTTGATGGAGAAACTTACAAATTACATTTAGTACCATCAGGTATTTTTTATCAAGAGAAATCAAGTGTTATCGGTAACGGTGTAGTTGTTGATCCAGTAGCTTTATTGAAAGAATTAGATGCTTTAAATGAACGCGGAGTTGCAACAGACAATTTAAGAATTTCAAACCGTGCGCAAGTCATCTTACCATATCATCTTAAACAAGATGAATTAGAAGAAGAAAAACGCGGTGACAACAAAATTGGTACAACTAAAAAAGGTATCGGTCCAGCTTATGTAGATAAAGCACAACGTATCGGTATCCGTATGGCTGATTTATTAGATAAAGAAACTTTTGAAAAACGCTTAAAAGAAAATCTTGAATATAAAAATGAATTATTCGAAAAAATGTTCAACGCTGAAGGTTTCACTTTTGAAGAAATTTTTGAAACTTACTATGCAGCAGGTCAACGTTTGAAAGAATATGTAACAGACACAGCTAAATTATTAGATGATGCTTTCGTAAACAATGAAAAAGTATTATTCGAAGGTGCTCAAGGTGTGATGTTAGATATCGACCACGGTACATATCCATTCGTTACTTCAAGTAATCCAATTGCAGGTAACGTTACAGTAGGTGGCGGTGTTGGTCCAACATACGTATCTAAAGTAATTGGTGTATGTAAAGCTTATACATCTCGTGTAGGAGACGGTCCATTCCCAACAGAATTATTTGATGAAGATGGTCACCATATCCGTGAAGTAGGTCGTGAATACGGTACAACAACTGGAAGACCACGTCGTGTAGGTTGGTTTGACTCAGTAGTTCTACGTCACTCACGCCGTGTAAGTGGTATTACAGATTTATCAATCAACTCAATTGACGTATTAACAGGATTAAAAACAGCTAAAATCTGTACAGCATACGAAATTGACGGTGTTGAAATCACTGAATACCCAGCAAACTTAAACGAATTAGAACGTTGTAAACCAATCTTAGAAGAACTACCAGGTTGGGAAGAAGACATCACAGGATGCCGTTCATTAGAAGAATTACCAGATAACGCACGCCGTTATTTAGAACGCATTTCTGAATTATGTAATGTTAAAATTTCTATCTTCTCAGTAGGACCAGATAGAAACCAAACAAACCTATTAGAAAACTTATGGGACTAA
- a CDS encoding transposase: protein MRKKYEFKFKLKLVKEYLEGHQSYRTIALKYGISSWSVLRIWVNQYKEFGEEGLEIKSRNTVYTSEFKLSVLKFRQENMLSYQDTANHFRIINPIIIANWQHQFDEKCRLDIDNKQKGRSHTMTKKRSKSDNKNLPLNENEREELERLRNENETLKAGIAYQKKLQALTDIYGSKNQK from the coding sequence ATGAGGAAAAAATATGAATTTAAATTCAAACTAAAACTTGTAAAAGAATATTTAGAAGGACATCAAAGTTATAGAACAATTGCTTTAAAATATGGTATTTCAAGTTGGTCTGTCCTTCGGATTTGGGTCAATCAATATAAAGAGTTTGGAGAAGAAGGTTTAGAAATAAAAAGTAGAAATACTGTTTATACTAGCGAATTTAAATTATCTGTTTTAAAATTTAGACAAGAAAATATGTTGTCTTATCAAGATACTGCGAATCACTTTAGAATTATTAATCCTATTATCATTGCCAATTGGCAACATCAATTTGATGAAAAGTGTCGTCTTGATATAGATAATAAACAAAAGGGACGATCTCACACTATGACTAAAAAACGATCTAAATCAGATAATAAAAATTTACCTTTAAATGAAAATGAACGTGAAGAACTTGAAAGACTTAGAAATGAAAATGAGACGTTAAAGGCAGGTATAGCTTATCAAAAAAAGTTACAAGCCTTGACCGACATTTACGGAAGCAAAAATCAGAAATAG
- a CDS encoding IS3 family transposase codes for MKELNETYNIRLSILFKVAQIAKSVYYYWINKFSKADKDETLIQVIKEICEESNHTYGYRRVTQALRNRGLIVNHKKVLRIMKEHNLTCTKFTHRGRKYRSFKGKVGKVAQNILNRRFKTSLPFQKVVTDITEFKLMNGQKLYLSPFMDLYSSEIISFKISSRPTLDIVINPLKEMIKRRPNLDHRLTIHSDQGWHYQHSQYTRLLKDHKIFQSMSRKGNCLDNSVMENFFGLLKQEMYYGQEFKDFQDLEQAIHRYIDFYNNERIKSKLKGLSPKNYRRQTFEIIY; via the coding sequence ATTAAGGAACTAAATGAAACATATAATATACGATTAAGTATCTTATTTAAAGTCGCTCAAATAGCTAAATCTGTATACTATTATTGGATAAATAAATTTAGTAAAGCTGATAAAGATGAAACATTGATTCAAGTAATAAAAGAAATATGTGAAGAATCAAACCATACCTATGGTTATCGTCGTGTTACACAAGCACTAAGAAATAGAGGTCTTATCGTAAATCATAAAAAAGTACTAAGAATTATGAAAGAACATAATCTAACTTGTACAAAGTTCACACATAGAGGTCGTAAGTATCGTTCCTTTAAAGGTAAAGTTGGTAAAGTAGCTCAAAATATATTAAATCGTAGATTTAAAACAAGTCTCCCATTTCAAAAAGTCGTAACAGATATTACAGAGTTCAAATTAATGAATGGTCAGAAATTATATTTATCACCTTTTATGGACTTATATAGTTCAGAGATTATCAGCTTTAAAATCTCAAGTCGTCCTACATTAGATATAGTCATCAATCCATTAAAAGAAATGATAAAGCGTCGTCCAAACCTAGATCATCGTTTAACGATTCATTCAGATCAAGGCTGGCATTATCAACATTCACAATACACTAGATTATTAAAAGACCATAAAATATTTCAGAGTATGTCTAGAAAAGGTAATTGTCTAGATAATTCAGTTATGGAAAACTTTTTTGGGTTACTTAAACAAGAAATGTATTATGGCCAAGAATTTAAAGATTTTCAGGACCTTGAACAAGCTATTCATCGATATATCGATTTTTATAATAACGAAAGAATCAAATCAAAATTAAAAGGCTTATCTCCCAAAAATTACAGGAGACAAACCTTTGAAATAATATACTAA
- a CDS encoding YitT family protein, with translation MEQAQVIRKGHRKLSKGEILKRFIFITIGSILMGVGLELFLVPNNLLDGGIVGIAIILSHLTNLKLGLFIFLLNIPFFFLGYKQIGKTFTISTIYAITILSITTAYLHHFDPFIKEAFLVTIFGGAIIGLGVGLVIRYGGSLDGSEISAILISSKAPFSVGEIVMLINFFIFTAAGFVFNWESAMFSVIAYFIAAKMIDVTVQGFDESKAVWIISDTYRDIGEAINDRLGRGVTYLNGEGAYTGEDKKVVFCVITRLEESKLKDIVTEIDNTAFLSIGDVSEVKGGRFKKREIH, from the coding sequence ATGGAACAAGCACAAGTTATTAGAAAAGGACATCGTAAATTAAGTAAAGGAGAAATCCTCAAACGATTCATATTTATCACCATCGGCAGTATATTAATGGGGGTAGGGTTAGAATTATTTTTAGTTCCTAACAATTTACTAGATGGTGGCATTGTTGGTATCGCAATTATTTTGAGTCATCTCACCAATTTAAAGCTTGGATTATTTATCTTTCTACTAAATATTCCGTTTTTCTTTTTAGGATACAAGCAGATTGGTAAGACATTCACGATTTCTACAATTTACGCAATTACAATATTATCTATTACAACAGCCTACTTACATCATTTTGATCCTTTTATTAAAGAAGCATTTTTAGTAACGATCTTTGGAGGCGCAATTATTGGTTTAGGCGTAGGTCTCGTAATACGATATGGCGGATCTTTAGATGGTTCTGAAATCAGTGCTATCTTAATCAGCAGTAAAGCACCATTTTCAGTAGGCGAAATCGTCATGTTGATTAACTTCTTCATATTTACAGCTGCAGGATTTGTATTCAATTGGGAATCAGCGATGTTTTCCGTTATTGCTTATTTTATAGCTGCTAAGATGATTGACGTAACCGTTCAAGGATTTGATGAATCAAAAGCCGTATGGATCATCAGTGATACATACAGAGATATCGGGGAAGCCATCAATGACCGACTTGGTAGAGGTGTCACATATCTGAATGGTGAAGGCGCATATACAGGAGAAGATAAAAAAGTCGTATTCTGTGTCATCACACGATTAGAAGAATCCAAACTAAAAGATATCGTAACAGAAATAGATAACACCGCATTCCTATCAATCGGTGACGTGAGCGAAGTAAAAGGCGGACGCTTTAAGAAAAGAGAAATACATTAA
- the yycF gene encoding response regulator YycF, protein MARKIVVVDDEKPIADILEFNLKKEGYDVYCAYDGNDAVDLIYAEEPDIVLLDIMLPGRDGMEVCREVRKKFEMPIIMLTAKDTEIDKVLGLELGADDYVTKPFSTRELIARVKANLRRHYSQPTQTEDEETNEIVIKDITVYPDAYSIKKRGVDIELTHREFELFHYLAKHIGQVMTREHLLQTVWGYDYFGDVRTVDVTIRRLREKIEDDASHPEYIVTRRGVGYFLQTQE, encoded by the coding sequence ATGGCTAGAAAAATAGTAGTCGTTGATGATGAAAAACCAATTGCAGATATACTTGAATTTAATTTAAAAAAAGAAGGTTATGATGTTTATTGCGCATATGACGGTAATGACGCAGTAGATTTGATATATGCAGAAGAACCAGACATCGTATTATTAGATATTATGCTACCTGGTAGAGATGGTATGGAAGTTTGTAGAGAGGTTCGTAAGAAATTTGAAATGCCAATCATTATGTTAACAGCTAAAGACACAGAAATTGATAAAGTTCTAGGGTTAGAGTTAGGTGCAGATGATTATGTGACGAAGCCTTTTTCAACACGTGAATTAATCGCGCGTGTGAAAGCAAACTTACGAAGACATTATTCTCAACCAACACAAACAGAAGACGAAGAAACAAATGAAATCGTCATTAAAGATATTACGGTATACCCTGATGCATATTCAATTAAAAAACGTGGTGTCGATATCGAATTGACACACCGTGAATTTGAATTGTTTCATTATTTAGCAAAACATATTGGACAAGTTATGACGCGTGAACACTTACTCCAAACTGTATGGGGTTATGATTATTTTGGAGATGTACGTACAGTCGATGTTACGATACGTCGTCTACGTGAGAAAATCGAAGACGATGCATCACACCCAGAATATATTGTGACGCGTAGAGGTGTGGGTTATTTCCTACAAACACAAGAGTAG
- the walK gene encoding cell wall metabolism sensor histidine kinase WalK, with amino-acid sequence MNWLKKFQSLHIKLVVIYVLLIIIGMQIIGLYFTNSLEKELTRNFKTNIEQHVKQINYNIKKTYNSEDPNRNFQKEIQSILDDYANRTEIDEIKFIDQDQIIVATSKATNQNTVNQKVNDSSVQKALSLGKANDKIVLKNDSSDSNRVWIKNKPVEYEGEVVGDIYVESDIDSVYEQLNNINQIFIIGTAISLLITIVLGFFIARTITKPISDMRNQTLEMSKGNYTQRVKIYGNDEIGELALSFNNLSKRVQEAQANTESEKRRLDSVITHMSDGVLATDRRGRVRIINEMALKMLGLERADVEAKHILDILNIDDDYSLDDLQENNDSFIIDINSEEGIIARVNFSTIIQDTGFINGYIAVLHDVTEQHILENERREFVANVSHELRTPLTSMRSYIEALEEGAWRDPEVAPTFLNVTREETDRMIRLVNDLLQLSKMDSSSDQMNSELIDFNMFINKIINRHEMSQGKNVTFIRDIPVKGLFVEIDPDKMTQVFDNVITNAIKYSQESHKRVEFHVKQNTLYNRMTIQIKDNGIGIPVNKVDKIFDRFYRVDKARARKMGGTGLGLAITKEIVEAHKGRIWASSKEGQGTSIYITLPCEVMEDEFGDWDA; translated from the coding sequence ATGAATTGGCTAAAGAAGTTTCAGTCCTTACACATTAAACTTGTCGTTATTTATGTTTTATTAATCATTATTGGTATGCAAATTATTGGATTATATTTTACAAATAGTCTTGAGAAAGAACTGACACGTAACTTCAAGACAAATATTGAACAGCACGTGAAACAGATTAATTACAACATAAAGAAAACGTACAACTCTGAAGATCCAAATCGGAACTTCCAAAAAGAAATACAAAGTATATTAGATGATTATGCCAATAGAACTGAAATTGATGAGATTAAGTTTATTGATCAAGATCAAATTATTGTGGCGACATCTAAGGCTACGAATCAAAATACCGTCAATCAAAAAGTAAACGATAGCTCTGTACAAAAGGCGTTATCATTAGGAAAAGCTAATGATAAAATCGTATTAAAAAATGATTCATCCGATAGTAATAGAGTATGGATCAAAAATAAACCTGTTGAATACGAAGGTGAAGTTGTCGGAGATATATATGTTGAATCAGATATTGATTCTGTTTACGAACAGTTAAACAACATTAACCAAATCTTCATCATCGGTACAGCAATCTCATTATTGATCACAATCGTGCTCGGTTTCTTCATTGCGAGAACGATTACGAAACCTATATCAGACATGCGTAACCAAACGTTAGAGATGTCTAAAGGTAACTATACGCAGCGCGTTAAGATATACGGAAATGACGAAATCGGTGAACTTGCGCTGTCATTTAACAACTTATCTAAACGTGTACAAGAAGCACAAGCGAATACGGAAAGTGAAAAGCGTCGTCTAGACTCGGTTATCACGCATATGAGCGATGGTGTCCTTGCCACTGATAGACGTGGTCGCGTACGTATTATTAATGAAATGGCGCTTAAAATGTTAGGTCTAGAACGTGCTGATGTAGAAGCGAAACATATATTAGATATTCTAAATATTGACGATGATTATTCATTAGATGACTTACAAGAGAATAATGATAGTTTCATTATTGATATTAATAGTGAAGAAGGCATTATTGCGCGTGTTAACTTCAGTACGATTATTCAAGATACAGGCTTTATCAATGGTTATATTGCCGTATTACATGACGTTACAGAGCAGCACATTTTAGAAAATGAACGTCGCGAATTCGTTGCGAATGTTTCACATGAATTGCGTACGCCGTTAACATCTATGAGAAGTTATATAGAAGCATTAGAAGAAGGTGCTTGGCGTGATCCTGAAGTTGCACCGACATTCTTAAATGTTACACGTGAAGAAACAGATCGTATGATTCGTCTTGTGAATGACTTATTACAACTTTCTAAAATGGACAGTTCAAGTGATCAAATGAACTCTGAATTGATTGATTTTAATATGTTTATTAACAAAATCATTAACAGACATGAAATGTCACAAGGTAAGAACGTGACATTCATTAGAGACATACCTGTTAAAGGTTTATTCGTTGAAATTGATCCAGATAAGATGACACAAGTGTTTGATAACGTTATTACAAATGCGATTAAATACTCACAAGAATCTCATAAACGTGTAGAGTTTCATGTGAAACAAAATACTTTATATAATCGAATGACAATACAAATTAAAGATAATGGTATCGGTATTCCAGTTAATAAAGTAGATAAAATCTTTGATCGTTTCTACAGAGTAGATAAAGCGAGAGCACGTAAAATGGGTGGTACTGGTTTAGGTTTAGCCATCACTAAAGAAATCGTAGAAGCACATAAAGGTAGAATATGGGCGAGCAGTAAAGAAGGTCAAGGTACATCCATCTATATAACATTGCCATGTGAAGTCATGGAAGATGAGTTTGGTGATTGGGATGCGTAA